The following proteins are encoded in a genomic region of Catharus ustulatus isolate bCatUst1 chromosome 4, bCatUst1.pri.v2, whole genome shotgun sequence:
- the TCP11L2 gene encoding T-complex protein 11-like protein 2 isoform X1 → MPLSEDQNSDSDSSRLSESTASSSDSEYSRQSFNSDSSSKPSSPASASPPKVITFDELMAATRNLSNWTLAHEIAVNANFCIKHEDYPQNSFAGTVKQIVHKAFWDHLESELNEDPPEYEHAIKLFEEIKEILLSFLTPGANRIHNQICEVLDTDLIRQQAEHNAVDIPGLANYIINTMGKLCAPIRDNDIKQLKATDNIVELLRQIFRVLDLMKVDMANYTIKSLRPYLWHNLVDYERTKFQEILEETPSALNLTTEWIKESIEDELSSISDESSSSPGADSSSKPIISPTLVLNNGYLKLLQWDYCKTIPETLITDEVRLQELREKLNQLKVIACVSLITNNMVGAAIVDVPDFADQLKRISLPLLEGMNQKNFDLKEALNGIGIQICSTVNKSLSERGLPILSEEMQSNLMGQIAHIVEKNNPVCSLIDKRIQLFMRSLLALPSFQKCMPTVPGGLSVIQTEIELLGSQYASIVNFNKKVYGPFYANILRKLLFPEAAMEKTEAETSSN, encoded by the exons ATGCCTCTCAGTGAAGACCAAAACAGTGACTCGGATTCTTCGCGCCTCTCGGAAAGTACAGCTTCTTCCAGTGACTCGGAATATTCCAGGCAGAGCTTTAACAGTGATTCTTCAAGcaagcccagctccccagcGT CAGCAAGCCCTCCCAAGGTCATCACATTTGATGAACTGATGGCAGCTACAAGAAATCTGTCAAACTGGACTCTAGctcatgaaattgctgtaaatgcaaatttttgCATAAAACATGAAGACTACCCACAAAACAG CTTTGCAGGCACAGTGAAACAAATTGTACATAAGGCATTTTGGGATCATTTGGAATCAGAACTGAATGAAGATCCTCCAGAATATGAACATGCTATCAAGCTCTTTGAGGAAATTAAGGAG attcttctttccttcctgacTCCTGGAGCAAACAGGATTCACAATCAAATTTGTGAAGTTCTAGATACGGATCTTATAAGACAGCAGGCAGAACACAATGCTGTTGATATTCCTGGGCTAGCTAACTATATCATCAACACTATGGGAAAGTTATGTGCTCCGATAAGAGACAACGACATAAAACAGTTAAAAGCAACTGACAATATTGTAGAGTTATTGAG ACAAATATTCCGTGTTTTGGATCTGATGAAAGTGGATATGGCAAATTACACAATTAAAAGCCTTAGACCGTACCTGTGGCATAATTTGGTGGACTATGAAAGAacaaaattccaggaaattctTGAAGAAACACCAA GTGCCCTGAATCTCACAACAGAATGGATAAAAGAATCAATAGAAGATGAATTGTCATCTATTTCTGACGAGTCTTCATCATCCCCTGGTGCTGATAGTAGTTCAAAACCAATTATTAGTCCTACACTGGTGCTAAACAATGGCTACTTGAAACTGTTACAGTGGGATTATTGCAAAACAATTCCAGAG ACTCTAATAACAGATGAAGTTCGTCTTCAGGAGTTAAGAGAAAAGCTCAATCAATTAAAAGTCATAGCTTGTGTTTCTCTCATAACGAATAATATGGTGGGTGCAGCAATTGTAGATGTGCCTGATTTTGCTGACCAGCTGAAAAGGATCTCCCTTCCTCTTCTTGAAGGCATGAACCAGAA aAATTTTGACTTGAAGGAGGCTCTGAATGGTATTGGCATCCAGATTTGCAGCACAGTGAACAAGTCTCTAAGTGAAAGAGGTCTTCCCATTCTTAGTGAAGAAATGCAGAGTAATTTAATGGGTCAAATTGCTCATATTGTTGAGAAGAATAATCCTGTCTGTTCCTTGATAG ACAAACGAATCCAGCTCTTCATGAGAAGCTTGCTCGCTCTCCCGAGTTTTCAGAAGTGTATGCCTACTGTGCCAGGAGGCCTTTCTGTGATTCAGACAGAGATAGAGTTGCTGGGATCTCAGTATGCAAGCATTGTAAACTTCAATAAAAAAGTGTATGGACCATTCTATGCAAACATACttagaaaactgctttttcctgAGGCAGCAAtggagaaaacagaagcagaaacatctagcaattaa
- the TCP11L2 gene encoding T-complex protein 11-like protein 2 isoform X2 has product MPLSEDQNSDSDSSRLSESTASSSDSEYSRQSFNSDSSSKPSSPASSPPKVITFDELMAATRNLSNWTLAHEIAVNANFCIKHEDYPQNSFAGTVKQIVHKAFWDHLESELNEDPPEYEHAIKLFEEIKEILLSFLTPGANRIHNQICEVLDTDLIRQQAEHNAVDIPGLANYIINTMGKLCAPIRDNDIKQLKATDNIVELLRQIFRVLDLMKVDMANYTIKSLRPYLWHNLVDYERTKFQEILEETPSALNLTTEWIKESIEDELSSISDESSSSPGADSSSKPIISPTLVLNNGYLKLLQWDYCKTIPETLITDEVRLQELREKLNQLKVIACVSLITNNMVGAAIVDVPDFADQLKRISLPLLEGMNQKNFDLKEALNGIGIQICSTVNKSLSERGLPILSEEMQSNLMGQIAHIVEKNNPVCSLIDKRIQLFMRSLLALPSFQKCMPTVPGGLSVIQTEIELLGSQYASIVNFNKKVYGPFYANILRKLLFPEAAMEKTEAETSSN; this is encoded by the exons ATGCCTCTCAGTGAAGACCAAAACAGTGACTCGGATTCTTCGCGCCTCTCGGAAAGTACAGCTTCTTCCAGTGACTCGGAATATTCCAGGCAGAGCTTTAACAGTGATTCTTCAAGcaagcccagctccccagcGT CAAGCCCTCCCAAGGTCATCACATTTGATGAACTGATGGCAGCTACAAGAAATCTGTCAAACTGGACTCTAGctcatgaaattgctgtaaatgcaaatttttgCATAAAACATGAAGACTACCCACAAAACAG CTTTGCAGGCACAGTGAAACAAATTGTACATAAGGCATTTTGGGATCATTTGGAATCAGAACTGAATGAAGATCCTCCAGAATATGAACATGCTATCAAGCTCTTTGAGGAAATTAAGGAG attcttctttccttcctgacTCCTGGAGCAAACAGGATTCACAATCAAATTTGTGAAGTTCTAGATACGGATCTTATAAGACAGCAGGCAGAACACAATGCTGTTGATATTCCTGGGCTAGCTAACTATATCATCAACACTATGGGAAAGTTATGTGCTCCGATAAGAGACAACGACATAAAACAGTTAAAAGCAACTGACAATATTGTAGAGTTATTGAG ACAAATATTCCGTGTTTTGGATCTGATGAAAGTGGATATGGCAAATTACACAATTAAAAGCCTTAGACCGTACCTGTGGCATAATTTGGTGGACTATGAAAGAacaaaattccaggaaattctTGAAGAAACACCAA GTGCCCTGAATCTCACAACAGAATGGATAAAAGAATCAATAGAAGATGAATTGTCATCTATTTCTGACGAGTCTTCATCATCCCCTGGTGCTGATAGTAGTTCAAAACCAATTATTAGTCCTACACTGGTGCTAAACAATGGCTACTTGAAACTGTTACAGTGGGATTATTGCAAAACAATTCCAGAG ACTCTAATAACAGATGAAGTTCGTCTTCAGGAGTTAAGAGAAAAGCTCAATCAATTAAAAGTCATAGCTTGTGTTTCTCTCATAACGAATAATATGGTGGGTGCAGCAATTGTAGATGTGCCTGATTTTGCTGACCAGCTGAAAAGGATCTCCCTTCCTCTTCTTGAAGGCATGAACCAGAA aAATTTTGACTTGAAGGAGGCTCTGAATGGTATTGGCATCCAGATTTGCAGCACAGTGAACAAGTCTCTAAGTGAAAGAGGTCTTCCCATTCTTAGTGAAGAAATGCAGAGTAATTTAATGGGTCAAATTGCTCATATTGTTGAGAAGAATAATCCTGTCTGTTCCTTGATAG ACAAACGAATCCAGCTCTTCATGAGAAGCTTGCTCGCTCTCCCGAGTTTTCAGAAGTGTATGCCTACTGTGCCAGGAGGCCTTTCTGTGATTCAGACAGAGATAGAGTTGCTGGGATCTCAGTATGCAAGCATTGTAAACTTCAATAAAAAAGTGTATGGACCATTCTATGCAAACATACttagaaaactgctttttcctgAGGCAGCAAtggagaaaacagaagcagaaacatctagcaattaa
- the TCP11L2 gene encoding T-complex protein 11-like protein 2 isoform X3 — translation MAATRNLSNWTLAHEIAVNANFCIKHEDYPQNSFAGTVKQIVHKAFWDHLESELNEDPPEYEHAIKLFEEIKEILLSFLTPGANRIHNQICEVLDTDLIRQQAEHNAVDIPGLANYIINTMGKLCAPIRDNDIKQLKATDNIVELLRQIFRVLDLMKVDMANYTIKSLRPYLWHNLVDYERTKFQEILEETPSALNLTTEWIKESIEDELSSISDESSSSPGADSSSKPIISPTLVLNNGYLKLLQWDYCKTIPETLITDEVRLQELREKLNQLKVIACVSLITNNMVGAAIVDVPDFADQLKRISLPLLEGMNQKNFDLKEALNGIGIQICSTVNKSLSERGLPILSEEMQSNLMGQIAHIVEKNNPVCSLIDKRIQLFMRSLLALPSFQKCMPTVPGGLSVIQTEIELLGSQYASIVNFNKKVYGPFYANILRKLLFPEAAMEKTEAETSSN, via the exons ATGGCAGCTACAAGAAATCTGTCAAACTGGACTCTAGctcatgaaattgctgtaaatgcaaatttttgCATAAAACATGAAGACTACCCACAAAACAG CTTTGCAGGCACAGTGAAACAAATTGTACATAAGGCATTTTGGGATCATTTGGAATCAGAACTGAATGAAGATCCTCCAGAATATGAACATGCTATCAAGCTCTTTGAGGAAATTAAGGAG attcttctttccttcctgacTCCTGGAGCAAACAGGATTCACAATCAAATTTGTGAAGTTCTAGATACGGATCTTATAAGACAGCAGGCAGAACACAATGCTGTTGATATTCCTGGGCTAGCTAACTATATCATCAACACTATGGGAAAGTTATGTGCTCCGATAAGAGACAACGACATAAAACAGTTAAAAGCAACTGACAATATTGTAGAGTTATTGAG ACAAATATTCCGTGTTTTGGATCTGATGAAAGTGGATATGGCAAATTACACAATTAAAAGCCTTAGACCGTACCTGTGGCATAATTTGGTGGACTATGAAAGAacaaaattccaggaaattctTGAAGAAACACCAA GTGCCCTGAATCTCACAACAGAATGGATAAAAGAATCAATAGAAGATGAATTGTCATCTATTTCTGACGAGTCTTCATCATCCCCTGGTGCTGATAGTAGTTCAAAACCAATTATTAGTCCTACACTGGTGCTAAACAATGGCTACTTGAAACTGTTACAGTGGGATTATTGCAAAACAATTCCAGAG ACTCTAATAACAGATGAAGTTCGTCTTCAGGAGTTAAGAGAAAAGCTCAATCAATTAAAAGTCATAGCTTGTGTTTCTCTCATAACGAATAATATGGTGGGTGCAGCAATTGTAGATGTGCCTGATTTTGCTGACCAGCTGAAAAGGATCTCCCTTCCTCTTCTTGAAGGCATGAACCAGAA aAATTTTGACTTGAAGGAGGCTCTGAATGGTATTGGCATCCAGATTTGCAGCACAGTGAACAAGTCTCTAAGTGAAAGAGGTCTTCCCATTCTTAGTGAAGAAATGCAGAGTAATTTAATGGGTCAAATTGCTCATATTGTTGAGAAGAATAATCCTGTCTGTTCCTTGATAG ACAAACGAATCCAGCTCTTCATGAGAAGCTTGCTCGCTCTCCCGAGTTTTCAGAAGTGTATGCCTACTGTGCCAGGAGGCCTTTCTGTGATTCAGACAGAGATAGAGTTGCTGGGATCTCAGTATGCAAGCATTGTAAACTTCAATAAAAAAGTGTATGGACCATTCTATGCAAACATACttagaaaactgctttttcctgAGGCAGCAAtggagaaaacagaagcagaaacatctagcaattaa